CGGGATTCGTCCTTCCATTCGGTTCCCGGATGATATGTATCATTTGATAGAAATTCAAGCAGGTTCAGCAATGCCGCCCTCGAACGGAAAAAATGCCCAGAAAACTGTGCCCCTACGTTCGACCGACGGTGGCTATCGCAAGGGCGAGGAAACGCGGGTGCGCATTCTGAACGCGGCGCTCGCGGCGTTCGGCAGCAAGGGATTTGCGGCCGTGACGACGCGCCAGATTGCCGAATCGGCCGGTACCAACCTGCCCGGACTCACCTATTATTTCGGCAACAAACAAGGGCTCTATCTCGCCTGCGCGCATGAAATCGTTGCCTCTTTCCGGCGCGGCATCGGCGCCGTGGGAGAGGCGGCGGGCGGCGCCTTGGCGCGGCCATTGGCGCGTGAGGACGCGGCAGGGCATCTCAAACAACTCTTCGCGGCGCTCGCGCATTTCCTCTTGTCG
The Sphingopyxis macrogoltabida genome window above contains:
- a CDS encoding CerR family C-terminal domain-containing protein — its product is MPGFAAFCDSTFAQRLSVASSLIGIRPSIRFPDDMYHLIEIQAGSAMPPSNGKNAQKTVPLRSTDGGYRKGEETRVRILNAALAAFGSKGFAAVTTRQIAESAGTNLPGLTYYFGNKQGLYLACAHEIVASFRRGIGAVGEAAGGALARPLAREDAAGHLKQLFAALAHFLLSEAGAEDRAMFVQREMTSPGPAFEILYAELWQPGIELAAALLERAAGGRLSTTDSRVRAVMMIASLTGFRSGQRVVARTAGDDDHVAQITAALNEQIDAFCH